A window of Hymenobacter aerilatus contains these coding sequences:
- a CDS encoding VF530 family protein — MSSSSEARDENGHLIRELHGVTLAQILEYLVARYGWDGLDERIRINCFAVNPSIKSSLTFLRRTPWARTKVEDLYIRTRTKEVSGEK; from the coding sequence ATGTCATCCTCCTCTGAAGCCCGCGACGAAAACGGCCACCTCATCCGGGAACTGCACGGCGTTACGCTGGCCCAGATTCTGGAGTACCTGGTAGCGCGCTACGGCTGGGATGGGCTGGATGAGCGCATCCGCATCAACTGCTTTGCCGTCAATCCCAGCATCAAGTCCAGCCTCACCTTTCTGCGCCGCACCCCCTGGGCCCGCACCAAGGTAGAAGACCTCTACATCCGCACCCGCACGAAAGAGGTGAGTGGTGAGAAATAG
- a CDS encoding glycoside hydrolase family 25 protein, whose product MATLTNNRSRRATAAAARAANIRRTWRLVVVLLLLGALVLYVRYHRQLHRYVRHTYATLTTSRLTGLEATPLLAGYSVHGIDVSSYQGKINWRLVAGHQVQFAFIKATEGITLRDPRFQANWRGARRAGVYRGAYHFFQPNYDGAAQANLFTRTVPLQAGDLPPVLDVEAPDFHDVATMRRNLATWLRLVERHYGVRPILYSNYGFYRRYLAGHFDEYPLWLAHYEVDTPRLAADKWIIWQHSDESYVPGIRGTVDFNVFQGSFEKLRSLRIPARPRPTPKGHH is encoded by the coding sequence GTGGCTACCCTCACCAACAATCGTTCTCGCCGGGCTACTGCCGCGGCTGCCCGCGCCGCCAACATCCGGCGCACGTGGCGGCTGGTGGTGGTATTGCTGCTGCTGGGAGCGTTGGTGCTGTATGTGCGCTACCACCGGCAGCTGCACCGCTACGTGCGCCACACGTATGCTACCCTCACCACTAGTCGCCTCACGGGCCTGGAGGCCACGCCCCTACTGGCCGGCTACTCCGTGCACGGTATCGACGTATCATCTTACCAGGGCAAGATCAACTGGCGACTGGTAGCGGGGCATCAAGTACAATTTGCGTTTATCAAAGCGACGGAGGGTATTACGTTGCGCGACCCACGCTTTCAGGCCAACTGGCGGGGCGCCCGCCGGGCGGGCGTGTACCGGGGTGCCTATCACTTCTTTCAGCCCAACTACGATGGCGCGGCCCAGGCCAACCTGTTTACGCGAACTGTGCCTTTGCAAGCCGGCGACCTACCGCCCGTGCTCGACGTGGAGGCCCCCGATTTTCACGACGTAGCTACCATGCGCCGCAACCTAGCTACCTGGCTGCGGCTGGTAGAGCGACACTATGGGGTGCGGCCCATTCTCTACTCCAACTACGGCTTCTACCGGCGCTACCTAGCTGGGCATTTCGATGAGTATCCGTTGTGGCTGGCGCACTACGAGGTGGACACCCCCCGCCTAGCCGCCGACAAGTGGATTATCTGGCAGCACTCCGACGAATCGTACGTACCCGGTATCCGCGGCACCGTCGATTTCAACGTATTTCAGGGCAGTTTCGAGAAGCTGCGCAGCCTGCGTATTCCGGCTCGGCCGCGCCCTACCCCAAAGGGCCACCATTAG
- a CDS encoding septal ring lytic transglycosylase RlpA family protein, translated as MPVPLFFRSCVRCAGLFLSSTLLLSACGGGRNAFTQTGKASYYADKFNGRKTASGSTYRPGRRTAAHNTLPFGTIVRVTNPSTHRSVKVTITDRGPHVKGRVIDLSRKAARKIGLLDAGVAPVQLKVVRAVR; from the coding sequence ATGCCAGTACCTCTTTTTTTCCGGTCTTGCGTACGTTGCGCCGGGTTGTTTTTGAGTAGCACGCTATTGCTTTCGGCCTGCGGTGGTGGGCGCAATGCCTTCACTCAAACCGGCAAAGCTTCTTACTACGCCGACAAATTCAACGGCCGCAAAACGGCCAGTGGTAGTACCTACCGCCCTGGCCGGCGCACGGCGGCGCACAACACCTTACCCTTCGGCACGATAGTGCGCGTCACGAACCCTAGCACCCACCGCTCCGTCAAAGTTACCATCACCGACCGGGGGCCACACGTCAAAGGCCGTGTTATTGATCTGTCGCGTAAGGCGGCTCGTAAGATCGGGCTGCTGGACGCCGGCGTGGCGCCTGTGCAGCTGAAAGTAGTGCGCGCCGTCCGTTAA
- a CDS encoding DUF6799 domain-containing protein, whose amino-acid sequence MKTTPLLAALLLASASLMVQAQTTPPARKAVQPKPRVMPKGATMKEGFTVKEGQVMRTQSGATNPLREDVTLPSGAKVAANGTLTTTDGRTVTLQEGDMVSPTGRLTTAASMAAQDSLMRVAMDKTKGKKSKRN is encoded by the coding sequence ATGAAAACCACCCCTCTGCTCGCCGCCTTGTTGTTGGCCAGCGCCAGCCTAATGGTTCAGGCCCAAACCACGCCGCCCGCTCGCAAAGCTGTGCAGCCCAAACCCCGTGTGATGCCCAAAGGAGCCACCATGAAGGAGGGGTTCACCGTGAAAGAGGGCCAGGTGATGCGTACGCAAAGCGGCGCCACCAATCCACTGCGCGAAGACGTGACCCTACCCAGCGGCGCCAAAGTAGCTGCTAATGGCACGCTTACCACCACCGACGGCCGTACCGTTACGCTGCAAGAGGGAGATATGGTATCGCCCACCGGGCGCCTCACCACGGCAGCTTCTATGGCTGCTCAGGATAGCCTGATGCGCGTGGCCATGGACAAAACCAAGGGCAAGAAAAGCAAACGGAATTAG
- a CDS encoding DUF3140 domain-containing protein, with amino-acid sequence MSTASNDTENDKVYKQFKDQVNMTASELEKWLKTDESKEVGQDSGDGKSIGQKSGEHIIKILHKKKADLTDDDYAHMHKVHSYISRHSAQVPEKDKEHSRWRYSLMNWGHDPMK; translated from the coding sequence ATGAGCACAGCCTCCAACGACACCGAAAACGACAAAGTATACAAGCAGTTCAAAGACCAGGTAAACATGACCGCTTCTGAGCTGGAGAAGTGGCTGAAAACCGACGAATCGAAGGAAGTAGGCCAAGATAGCGGCGACGGCAAAAGCATTGGGCAGAAGTCGGGTGAGCACATCATCAAGATTCTGCACAAGAAAAAAGCCGACCTCACCGACGACGACTACGCGCACATGCACAAGGTGCACAGCTACATCAGCCGCCACTCGGCCCAGGTCCCCGAGAAGGACAAAGAACATTCGCGCTGGCGCTACTCGCTCATGAACTGGGGCCACGATCCGATGAAATGA
- a CDS encoding DnaJ C-terminal domain-containing protein, whose translation MDYKDYYKALGVDKNATADQIKKAYRKLARQYHPDVNPNDPEAERKFKEVNEANEVLSDPAKRSKYDQLGADWQRYQQAGAGGPGGSGGFDWSQYAQGGGFGGGGEDPFGGADFSDFFGNIFGGMGGGRTGGTRARAGQDYQAELLLTLAEAYQGGPRTITVNGKNLRLNVKPGVEDGQTIRLRNQGGPGLNGGPAGSLYLTFRIEPDPRYARTGHDLTQEVPVSVYKAVLGGEQVVETLSGSVKIKIKPETQNDTRLRLRGKGFPVYDQPGQFGDLYLRLTLSLPQQLTDQEKDLFRQLAALRND comes from the coding sequence TTGGACTACAAGGATTATTACAAGGCCTTGGGCGTAGACAAGAACGCAACGGCCGACCAGATCAAGAAAGCCTACCGCAAGCTGGCCCGCCAGTACCACCCCGATGTGAACCCCAACGACCCCGAGGCGGAGCGTAAGTTTAAGGAGGTGAATGAGGCCAACGAGGTGCTCAGCGACCCGGCGAAACGCAGCAAATACGACCAGTTGGGCGCCGACTGGCAGCGCTACCAGCAAGCCGGCGCCGGTGGGCCTGGGGGTAGCGGCGGGTTTGACTGGTCGCAGTACGCGCAGGGTGGCGGGTTTGGTGGCGGTGGGGAGGATCCGTTTGGCGGAGCCGATTTCTCCGATTTTTTCGGTAACATTTTCGGTGGGATGGGCGGCGGCCGTACTGGGGGTACCCGCGCCCGCGCCGGTCAGGACTACCAGGCCGAGCTGCTTCTGACACTGGCCGAAGCCTACCAGGGCGGGCCGCGCACCATTACGGTGAATGGCAAAAACCTGCGTCTCAATGTGAAGCCAGGTGTGGAAGATGGCCAAACCATCCGGCTGCGCAACCAGGGCGGGCCGGGGCTCAACGGCGGCCCGGCGGGCTCTCTGTACCTCACGTTCCGCATCGAGCCCGACCCGCGCTACGCCCGCACCGGCCACGACCTAACCCAGGAAGTGCCCGTGAGCGTGTATAAGGCCGTATTGGGCGGCGAGCAGGTAGTGGAAACGCTGTCAGGTAGCGTCAAAATCAAGATAAAGCCCGAGACGCAGAACGATACCCGCCTACGCCTGCGGGGCAAGGGCTTTCCGGTGTACGACCAGCCCGGTCAGTTCGGCGACCTGTATCTGCGCCTTACCCTTAGCCTACCCCAGCAGCTCACTGACCAAGAAAAAGACCTATTCCGGCAGCTGGCCGCTTTGCGCAATGACTAA
- a CDS encoding chaperone modulator CbpM, with the protein METHVITITYHDCAVTYGLREQDLREFVELGLVQLAPGAPDTIRDEPEHLARLARLQHELGLSTTAIDVVLAMRRRMQQLQQELTQQRARALQLEQFVYGSGRTLEADDYL; encoded by the coding sequence ATGGAAACGCACGTCATCACGATTACTTATCACGATTGCGCCGTCACGTATGGCCTGCGCGAACAGGACTTACGCGAGTTTGTGGAGTTAGGGCTGGTGCAGCTTGCACCTGGCGCCCCTGACACCATCCGCGACGAGCCCGAGCATCTGGCCCGCCTGGCGCGCCTGCAACATGAGCTCGGCCTGAGCACCACCGCCATCGACGTGGTATTGGCTATGCGTCGACGCATGCAGCAGCTCCAGCAAGAACTGACACAGCAGCGGGCCCGCGCCTTGCAACTGGAGCAGTTTGTGTACGGCAGCGGCCGTACGCTGGAAGCAGACGACTATCTGTGA
- a CDS encoding ZIP family metal transporter, which yields MWLAIFSLFLTVLGAGLLTRLVPTLHTVWLKPLLAFGGAYLFTLTIMHLLPEALLLLPGQPHQVGYYVLAGFFGQLLLEVFSQGVEHGHVHAHKQERQPRRVPYALLGALVLHSFLEGSILVKAPQVGEVGSNLYAVLVGIILHHIPAAFALMGTLLLQLGTFRRALPYLLLFAVAAPAGIVFSNYVVLEQLVHSGWYAALLGLVAGNFLHVSTTILFETSPEHHLNIRKLVATLTGALLALAVDLL from the coding sequence ATGTGGCTTGCCATTTTTAGTTTGTTTCTGACGGTACTGGGAGCAGGGCTGCTTACCCGACTAGTGCCTACCCTGCACACTGTCTGGCTGAAGCCACTGCTGGCCTTTGGAGGCGCTTATCTGTTCACGCTCACGATAATGCACTTGCTGCCGGAAGCGTTGTTGCTTCTCCCTGGGCAGCCTCATCAGGTAGGGTATTATGTGCTGGCGGGTTTCTTCGGTCAGCTGTTGCTGGAAGTGTTTTCGCAGGGGGTAGAGCATGGGCACGTGCACGCCCACAAGCAGGAACGGCAACCAAGGCGGGTGCCTTATGCGCTGCTGGGCGCCTTGGTGCTGCACTCCTTCCTGGAGGGTAGTATTCTGGTGAAAGCGCCGCAAGTTGGGGAGGTCGGCAGTAATCTGTATGCGGTATTAGTCGGCATTATCCTGCACCATATTCCGGCGGCATTTGCGCTCATGGGTACACTGCTATTGCAACTGGGCACTTTTCGGCGGGCACTGCCCTACCTGCTGCTATTTGCAGTAGCGGCGCCGGCGGGTATTGTGTTCAGCAACTATGTGGTGCTGGAGCAGCTAGTACATAGTGGGTGGTACGCCGCGCTACTGGGCTTGGTAGCCGGCAATTTTCTGCATGTATCCACCACTATCCTATTTGAAACCAGCCCCGAGCATCACCTGAATATCCGCAAGCTGGTTGCCACACTAACTGGGGCGCTGCTGGCCCTGGCCGTCGACCTGCTGTAA
- a CDS encoding heavy metal-binding domain-containing protein: protein MLRPVTGLLLAAVLLLAACQSEPTTTTATPAATSATTPVHTAAYVCPMGCQGSESDKPGKCPVCEMDLVASQPAATPADK from the coding sequence GTGCTTCGCCCGGTAACGGGGCTGCTACTGGCTGCTGTACTGCTGCTGGCGGCTTGCCAGTCGGAGCCGACCACTACCACTGCCACACCCGCCGCTACCAGCGCAACTACGCCTGTGCATACCGCTGCCTACGTATGCCCTATGGGCTGCCAGGGTAGTGAGAGCGACAAGCCAGGCAAATGTCCTGTATGTGAGATGGACTTGGTAGCTAGCCAACCAGCCGCTACACCGGCTGATAAGTAG
- the nadC gene encoding carboxylating nicotinate-nucleotide diphosphorylase — MKNSPYLTPDALTTFIRTALAEDVGDGDHSSLAAIPAAARKRARLLVKGEGVLAGVELAQLIFREVDPALQIAVDLPDGSRIRPGDVAFVVEGPARSILTAERLVLNCMQRMSGIATLTARLTELLAGTKARLLDTRKTTPNFRICEKWAVVIGGGVNHRYGLFDMIMLKDNHVDYAGGIRAAIEATHAYLASTGRTLPVEIETRNLAEVQEALDTGGISRIMLDNMTPDQMREAVELVAGRYELEASGGITEETLAAVAATGVEYISVGALTHSAGTLDMSLKAF, encoded by the coding sequence GTGAAAAATAGCCCCTACCTTACCCCGGACGCCCTGACGACGTTTATCCGCACGGCGCTGGCCGAAGACGTAGGCGACGGGGACCATTCCTCGCTGGCTGCCATTCCGGCTGCAGCCCGCAAGCGTGCCCGCTTGTTGGTGAAAGGCGAAGGCGTACTTGCCGGCGTAGAGCTGGCCCAGCTGATTTTTCGGGAAGTGGATCCGGCCCTGCAGATAGCCGTTGACTTGCCCGATGGCAGCCGCATCCGGCCCGGCGACGTAGCCTTCGTGGTAGAGGGGCCCGCTCGTAGTATTCTCACGGCTGAGCGGCTGGTGCTCAACTGTATGCAGCGCATGAGCGGCATTGCTACTCTCACGGCCCGTCTCACCGAGCTGCTGGCCGGCACCAAAGCCCGCCTGCTCGATACGCGCAAGACTACCCCCAATTTTCGTATCTGCGAGAAGTGGGCCGTGGTAATTGGCGGCGGCGTGAATCACCGCTACGGGTTGTTCGACATGATTATGCTGAAGGACAACCACGTGGATTATGCGGGCGGTATTCGGGCAGCCATTGAGGCCACGCACGCCTACCTAGCCAGCACCGGCCGCACGCTACCCGTCGAAATTGAAACCCGCAACCTGGCCGAAGTGCAGGAAGCCCTGGATACGGGCGGCATCTCGCGCATCATGCTCGACAACATGACGCCCGACCAGATGCGCGAGGCCGTGGAGCTGGTGGCCGGCCGCTACGAGCTGGAAGCCTCGGGTGGCATTACGGAAGAAACGCTGGCGGCTGTGGCCGCTACTGGGGTAGAATATATCTCGGTGGGTGCCCTCACGCACTCGGCCGGTACGCTGGACATGAGCCTGAAAGCATTCTGA
- a CDS encoding DUF4783 domain-containing protein, translating to MKRTFTRVFLFLWLTLSTLAAYAQGDALLAARAAISNGSSRDLAQYFATTVELGFDGDKQSYSATQAEFVMKDFFAKNASSGFEYIHKGASPEGVPYAIGKYASKSGSYRVFVKMKSFNGAIKIDTIEFTKE from the coding sequence ATGAAACGCACTTTTACCCGGGTTTTCCTCTTCCTGTGGCTCACGCTCAGTACGCTGGCCGCGTACGCCCAAGGCGACGCCCTACTGGCTGCCCGTGCGGCCATCAGCAACGGTTCCTCGCGCGACTTGGCCCAATATTTTGCCACTACCGTCGAACTGGGCTTCGATGGAGACAAGCAAAGCTACAGCGCCACGCAGGCTGAGTTTGTGATGAAAGACTTTTTTGCTAAAAATGCCAGTAGCGGCTTCGAATATATTCACAAAGGTGCCAGCCCCGAGGGCGTACCCTACGCCATTGGTAAGTATGCCAGCAAAAGCGGCTCTTACCGGGTATTTGTAAAGATGAAGTCCTTCAACGGCGCCATCAAAATCGACACAATTGAGTTTACCAAAGAGTAG
- the gpmI gene encoding 2,3-bisphosphoglycerate-independent phosphoglycerate mutase, with the protein MNKQVLLVILDGWGLAQNKEVSAIDKARTPFLDSLFQRYPHSKLQASGEAVGLPEGQMGNSEVGHMNIGAGRVVYQDLVRINKAIRDRKLGAIPALEKAFEYARTNQKPVHLLGLLSDGGVHSHIDHLKALCTLARDQEVHNVFIHAFTDGRDTDPKGGVGYVNELEQHLQRGASGRIASIVGRYYAMDRDNRWERVKIAYDLLVNGKGTPSQNLIQSMQDSYKEGITDEFLKPIVKVGADGQPLATIQEGDVVLFFNFRTDRGRELTEALTQQDLHAYEMHRLNLHFLTMTTYDASFTGVTPIFEKDNLENTLGEVLATNNRKQIRIAETEKYPHVTFFFSGGRENEFEGETRILRNSPKVATYDLQPEMSAYELRDALVPELQANSADFVVLNFANPDMVGHTGVFEAAVKAVETADICAQAVVEAAQAAGYASIIIADHGNADMMVNPDGTPNTAHTTNLVPCILVDNDYQGTLADGKLGDIAPTVLALMGLAQPAEMSGQSLLRAAGTIPTHA; encoded by the coding sequence ATGAACAAACAGGTATTGCTGGTCATTTTGGACGGCTGGGGGCTGGCCCAGAACAAGGAAGTATCCGCCATTGACAAGGCGCGTACGCCCTTCCTCGACTCGTTGTTTCAACGCTATCCGCATAGCAAGCTGCAGGCTTCAGGTGAGGCCGTTGGCCTTCCAGAAGGGCAAATGGGCAACTCGGAGGTAGGCCATATGAACATTGGTGCGGGCCGCGTGGTGTACCAGGACCTGGTACGCATCAACAAGGCTATCCGCGACCGGAAGCTGGGCGCCATCCCGGCCCTGGAAAAAGCCTTCGAGTATGCTCGTACCAACCAGAAGCCAGTACACCTGCTGGGCCTACTATCCGATGGCGGCGTACACTCGCACATCGACCACCTGAAAGCCCTCTGCACCCTGGCCCGCGACCAGGAGGTGCACAACGTGTTCATCCACGCTTTCACCGACGGCCGCGACACCGACCCTAAGGGCGGGGTAGGCTACGTGAACGAGCTGGAGCAGCACCTGCAGCGTGGGGCCAGTGGCCGCATTGCCTCCATTGTAGGCCGCTACTATGCCATGGACCGCGACAACCGCTGGGAACGGGTGAAAATTGCCTACGACTTGCTGGTGAACGGCAAAGGCACGCCCTCCCAGAACCTGATTCAGAGCATGCAGGACTCCTATAAGGAGGGAATTACCGATGAGTTCTTGAAGCCGATTGTGAAGGTAGGCGCCGACGGGCAGCCGCTGGCTACCATTCAGGAGGGCGACGTGGTGCTATTCTTCAACTTCCGCACCGACCGCGGCCGGGAGCTGACCGAAGCCCTTACCCAGCAGGACCTGCACGCCTACGAAATGCACCGCCTGAACCTGCATTTCCTGACCATGACCACCTACGACGCCTCGTTTACGGGCGTCACGCCGATTTTTGAAAAGGATAACCTCGAAAATACCCTGGGTGAGGTGCTAGCCACTAACAACAGAAAACAGATTCGTATTGCCGAAACCGAAAAGTACCCCCATGTGACTTTCTTCTTCTCGGGGGGTAGGGAAAACGAGTTTGAGGGTGAAACCCGCATCCTGCGCAACTCGCCCAAGGTAGCCACTTACGACCTGCAACCTGAGATGAGCGCCTACGAGCTGCGCGACGCGCTGGTGCCGGAGCTGCAAGCCAACTCAGCAGATTTTGTGGTTCTCAACTTCGCTAACCCCGACATGGTGGGCCACACCGGCGTATTTGAAGCCGCTGTGAAGGCCGTAGAAACTGCCGACATCTGCGCTCAGGCGGTGGTAGAAGCAGCCCAAGCGGCCGGCTATGCCAGCATCATCATAGCCGACCACGGCAACGCCGACATGATGGTGAACCCCGACGGCACACCCAATACCGCCCACACTACAAACCTAGTGCCCTGCATCTTGGTTGATAACGACTACCAGGGCACCCTGGCCGATGGCAAGCTCGGCGACATTGCACCTACTGTATTGGCACTCATGGGGTTGGCTCAACCCGCCGAGATGTCGGGGCAGTCGTTGCTACGCGCGGCGGGCACTATTCCTACTCATGCGTAA
- a CDS encoding family 16 glycoside hydrolase: MLKIVLSLSFLSVCRIALAQPNPSPTTPPLTLELRGDAGGKRFDGIGVVNGGGATSVLLKDYPEPQRQQILDLLYKPKFGASVSTLLVEIPGDGNSTQGSMPSHMHTRQDLNYSRGYTWWVLREAKKRNPALSLDATAWSAPGWVGGGNFWSQDAAGYYVKWLQGLRTVYRLELDAIGCRNEKGKSYDFAKQLRQTLNTNGFAGVKLHAFDNWDNTKFDFVRDMRTDESLRQSIDIISAHVLYDGSPAPPEVQALATEWGKPIWNTEDHVYKKGFDCLISIVECFNRNFIDHGATKCVNWYDIGGVYPIEPYAEDPVAVVARWPWSGHYQVREALWGYAHYGQFSAVGWQYLRGGSAALPGGGSVVTLKSPGKDYSLIIETKKARAPQQLRLQLQGALSTKELCVWRSTEQEQFVQQAGIKPVNGIVTLTLEPNAVYSLSTTRGQQKGTFAAIPAPTAFPLPYYETFEQYTNPQQWGYLPRYTADIIDAFELTDRPDKKGRCLRQVVPESTISWAPDWRPYSILGEDSWQDYEVSAELYLNPGDAGGVMGRVNHVGTGYGIIPKGYYLQLADDGRCSLVVVRGKQEKKALIGDAEQQALIRAQNDASEGGEKVLGTVQLSAIGPQQWHRLKLRFEGTTITGLVDDKPVLQVVDTLYAHGMAGLLAGGDKKQLSTPYFDNLLLTGVRAPLPTPSLAAPRQLPMYPRVGK; the protein is encoded by the coding sequence ATGCTTAAAATCGTTCTGTCGCTTTCGTTTCTGAGCGTTTGCCGTATTGCTTTGGCGCAGCCAAACCCGTCGCCCACGACACCTCCCCTCACCCTCGAGTTGCGCGGCGACGCAGGCGGCAAGCGCTTCGATGGCATTGGCGTGGTTAATGGCGGGGGAGCCACCTCGGTGCTGCTCAAGGACTATCCTGAGCCGCAGCGCCAGCAGATTCTCGACTTGCTCTACAAGCCCAAATTCGGGGCTTCGGTCAGTACCTTGCTGGTGGAGATTCCCGGCGACGGCAATTCTACGCAAGGCTCCATGCCCAGCCACATGCACACGCGCCAGGACCTGAACTATTCCCGCGGCTATACGTGGTGGGTGCTGCGGGAGGCCAAAAAGCGCAACCCCGCCTTGTCGCTCGATGCCACGGCCTGGAGTGCGCCCGGCTGGGTAGGCGGTGGCAATTTCTGGTCGCAGGATGCGGCGGGCTACTACGTGAAGTGGCTGCAGGGGCTGCGCACAGTGTACCGCCTGGAGCTGGACGCCATCGGCTGCCGCAACGAGAAGGGCAAGAGCTATGACTTTGCCAAGCAACTGCGGCAGACCTTAAATACCAATGGTTTTGCCGGCGTCAAGCTGCACGCCTTCGATAACTGGGACAACACCAAATTCGACTTCGTGCGCGACATGCGCACCGACGAGTCATTGCGCCAGTCCATCGACATCATTAGTGCCCACGTCCTATACGATGGCTCCCCGGCCCCGCCCGAGGTGCAGGCGCTGGCCACCGAATGGGGCAAACCCATCTGGAATACCGAGGACCACGTGTACAAGAAGGGCTTCGACTGCCTCATCAGCATCGTGGAATGCTTCAACCGCAACTTTATCGACCACGGCGCGACCAAGTGCGTGAACTGGTACGACATAGGCGGCGTCTACCCCATTGAGCCGTACGCCGAAGACCCGGTGGCGGTGGTGGCGCGCTGGCCCTGGAGCGGGCACTACCAAGTGCGGGAGGCCCTGTGGGGCTACGCCCACTACGGGCAGTTTTCGGCTGTGGGCTGGCAGTATCTACGCGGCGGCAGCGCAGCCCTGCCGGGCGGGGGCAGCGTGGTCACCCTGAAGTCGCCCGGCAAGGATTACAGCCTGATTATCGAAACGAAGAAGGCCCGTGCGCCCCAACAGTTGCGGCTGCAGCTGCAGGGTGCCCTATCGACGAAGGAGCTGTGCGTGTGGCGGAGCACCGAGCAGGAGCAGTTTGTGCAGCAGGCGGGCATCAAGCCGGTGAATGGCATCGTGACGCTGACGCTGGAGCCGAACGCGGTGTACTCCCTCTCGACCACCCGCGGCCAGCAGAAAGGAACGTTTGCCGCCATTCCTGCGCCTACTGCCTTCCCGCTGCCGTACTACGAAACGTTTGAGCAGTACACGAATCCTCAGCAGTGGGGCTACTTGCCGCGCTACACCGCCGATATCATCGACGCGTTCGAACTCACCGACCGGCCCGATAAAAAGGGGCGCTGCTTGCGTCAGGTAGTGCCGGAATCCACCATCTCCTGGGCACCGGATTGGCGGCCGTACTCCATCCTGGGGGAGGATAGCTGGCAGGATTACGAGGTAAGCGCCGAGCTCTACCTAAACCCAGGTGATGCGGGTGGCGTCATGGGCCGGGTAAACCATGTGGGCACTGGCTACGGCATCATTCCCAAAGGCTACTACCTGCAGCTAGCCGACGACGGGCGCTGTAGCCTGGTGGTGGTGCGGGGCAAGCAAGAAAAGAAGGCATTGATTGGCGATGCTGAGCAGCAGGCCCTGATTCGTGCGCAGAATGATGCCAGCGAAGGCGGCGAGAAGGTGCTAGGCACGGTGCAGTTGTCCGCCATCGGGCCCCAACAATGGCACAGGCTAAAGCTGCGCTTTGAGGGCACCACCATCACCGGCCTAGTAGACGACAAACCGGTGCTACAGGTGGTGGACACCCTCTACGCGCACGGAATGGCCGGCTTGCTAGCGGGAGGCGACAAAAAACAGCTGAGCACCCCGTATTTCGATAACCTCCTGCTTACGGGCGTGCGGGCGCCACTGCCAACGCCCTCCCTGGCAGCTCCCCGGCAACTGCCCATGTACCCGCGAGTGGGCAAGTAG
- a CDS encoding type II toxin-antitoxin system PemK/MazF family toxin, which translates to MAVVAAQRFEVWLVNLDSTQGSEISKPRPCVVLSPDEMNRYLRTVTIAALTSTQRDYPSRVDCTFQEKEGQVALDRIRSVDKTRLVRRLGVLPKTTAQAVCDRLQEIFQY; encoded by the coding sequence ATGGCAGTGGTAGCTGCGCAGCGCTTCGAGGTGTGGCTCGTCAACCTTGACTCTACCCAAGGCAGCGAAATCAGCAAGCCCCGCCCTTGTGTAGTGCTCTCTCCCGACGAAATGAACCGCTACTTACGCACGGTAACTATTGCGGCCTTGACCAGCACCCAACGCGACTACCCCTCCAGAGTGGACTGTACTTTCCAGGAAAAGGAGGGGCAGGTAGCGCTTGACCGTATCCGCTCAGTTGATAAGACCCGCTTGGTACGCCGCCTGGGTGTGCTGCCTAAAACTACCGCGCAGGCGGTTTGCGACCGGCTGCAGGAGATATTTCAATATTAA
- a CDS encoding AbrB/MazE/SpoVT family DNA-binding domain-containing protein: protein MNTRLIRVGNSQGIVLPKKLLQQYQLAGEVDLQPTPEGLLIKPVAKPRRQGWDERFQQAIAQGQAPEGELLEGFSDEAFEETEWQW from the coding sequence ATGAACACGCGCCTGATTCGGGTGGGCAATTCCCAGGGGATTGTATTGCCAAAGAAGTTATTGCAGCAATACCAACTCGCCGGTGAGGTAGACTTACAGCCTACGCCCGAGGGCCTACTCATCAAACCAGTGGCGAAACCCCGCCGCCAAGGTTGGGACGAACGTTTCCAGCAGGCCATTGCTCAAGGCCAGGCACCAGAGGGTGAGTTGCTAGAGGGATTTTCGGATGAAGCTTTCGAGGAAACGGAATGGCAGTGGTAG